A region of the Pseudoprevotella muciniphila genome:
CAAAATGGAATTGGCACCGGGCGAATGTATGCTCGTCTTTGCATCAAAACTGCCCGAAAACAGTACGGATAAAGAATTGCATGCCTCTTTCAAATTAGGTTCGAAGAATGGCGTGGTACAACTCATCAAGAAAGGTAAGTACATCATGTCGGAAGCGAAATTCGGCGACCTCAATGGCGACCAATGCCTGCGCCGACTTACCGACGGTTCATACGAAAAGAGTTACATGCAGACACCTGGTACGGACAACGATGCGAAAGGTTACGAAGCCTACAATGTAACCATTGAGAAACAGCGCAAAAGTCCGCTCCGTATCTGGGAACTTCAGGCTAAAGGGAAAAAGCACGAAACATGGATTGAACTTCAGAACACGTCCAACACCCCCATCAACCTGCAGGAATACTGCCTCACCACCAAGCCCACGAAGGCAGACCGTTGGCAGTTTCCTAACCGGACATTGCAGCCTGGTGAAAGATATGTTGTCGATTGCGGCAAAGCGAATTTCAAGATTAAAGGCTCCTGTTGTGTGCTCTTGCTCAAGGGCGAACAGTTTATGGACGGTCTGTGCTCCCACCATGCCCCCTACGGCGTCACCATGGGGCGCGTGGAAGGCAAACAAGGTTTTTTCTACTTCACCTCGCCCACACGCAACGAAGTCAACACCTCAAAGGCATACCGCTTCATAGCCGACAAACCCCTATTCAGCGAACTGCCTGGCGTATATGCTGAGAAGAAAAGCCTGCAACTGAAAATCAACACCCACGGCTATACCGTACACTACACGCTCGACGGCAGTGAGCCTACAAAGGACTCACCCATCTACAAGGATGCCATCCGCATCGACTCATCGTGCGTGGTACGCGCCTTCTGCGAAGGCGACTCCACGAGCATGAGCAGCCACATCGCCACAGCCACCTATCTCATCGGTCAGGAACACGACCTGGCGGTGATGTGTATTTCCGTCAACCATAACGACCTCTACGACTATCGTAGCGGCATCTATGTGTCCGGTCCGGGCGGCGGTGGCCCCTACCCCCACGAAGGTGCCAACTATTGGAAACAATGGTGGAAAAAGGCGCATGTGGAATTCTTCGACGGCAAAGAAGGTTTCCAGGCTGACTGCGGACTCGCCATCTTCGGCGGATTCTCACGCACATTGGAAAAGAAATCATTCAAAATAAAGTTCAACGACAAGTTCGGGCCATCGAAAGTAACCTACGACTTCTTTGGCGACGGACAACCGCTTGAATTCAAAAACTTAGTACTGCGTTCCGGCTCACAGGACATGGGCGGAGTAATGGTGCGCGACGAGTTCTTCACCAGCCTCATGCAGCCAGAATGTCCCACATTGCTCACACAGAAGTATCGCCCCGTAGCGCTCTACATCAACGGATCCTACTTCGGGCTCTACTACATCCGCGAGAAAATAGACAAGCATTTCGTGGCACGCAAACTCAACACCACGAACGATTCCATCTCCATCATCATGTCGAAAGGCTACTGCGAAGAAGGCACCAAGACGAAGTTTACGGAACTCATGAACTTTGCACGCAACAACGACCTCTCGAAGAAGGAGAACTATGACCGCATCTGCCAGATGATTGACATCAACAGTGTCATCGACCAGAAAATTGGTGAAATCTATTCAAGCAATGTCGATGTAGGCAACATACGTTATGTCCGCTCCGATGATGCAAACAGCGATAAGAAATGGTACATCGTCTATTACGACCTCGACCTCACATGGTCCAGCAGCGGCACAAAGCCAGCGTCATTCTACCTCCGCCCGGGCGATTCCGAATCGGGCATACACAATGTGCTCGTAGGCAACTTACTCAAGAACAGCGACTTCCGACAACTCTTCCTGCAACGCCTCTCACACCATCTCCACAAGACTATCTCTGCCAATAATGCCACCAAAGTGTTCGACGGCATCACCGGCACCATCAAGCAGGAAATGAAACTCAACTGCAAGCGATGGCCCAAACTCCTCGTCTATGAGAAGTGGGAAAAGAATCTCGCCGATTTCAAGGAAAAAATCAACAAGAGAGACAAAGAAGTGCTCGACGACCTGCGCAAAGAACTCGCCATCACACCCGAAGAAAACAAAAAATACTTCGGCGACCTGGAATAGTCCTCACCTGTCCCCTTTGCTGCAACACTCTTGCAGCAAAGAATACAATAAAGGAAGAAAAAAGAAAGAAAAAAAGATGAACTGGGAGGAATTCGAGAAGCACAAGCCATTTGCCGGCGAGAAGAAATCCTCGATGCTTCGCAGACGTGTAGGCCACGACTACGAGAGCCGCCGCATCTACCTCATTACCATGACTACAGAGGGGCGCCGCCCGCTACTCGGCAAATTAGTGGGCAATGCCGATGCACCAAAAGGTTCTATTGATGCACCAAAGATAGTCTTAACACCTCTTGGCGAGGAAGTGCGCTCCTGTTGGCTTTCCATAGAGAAGCACTATCCTGACATCCGCGTCCTCGCCACAACCATCATGCCTGACCACCTCCATGGCATCCTTTTCGTAACACGAAAGATGGAGCAGCACCTCGGCATGGTCATCAAGGGCTTCAAAGCAGGCTGCAACAAAGCCTACCGCCGGTTGCAGAATCCCCTGTCCCCTATGCTGCAACACTGTTGCAGCAAAGAAAACAGAGGGGATAGCCGCAGCCATGGCCTCCTCTGGAGCCGCAACTACAACGACCACATCCTGGAGGGGCGTGGAGAACTGAACCGGTGGTTCCAATACCTGCACGACAACCCGCGACGTCTGGCATTGCGGCGAGCCCACCCCGACTTCTTCCGCGTTGTCTTCGACATCAATATAGCCGGTCAGACCTATGCAGCCATAGGCAACCGCTTTCTCCTCTCCTACCCGGAAAAGCAGCAGGTGCAATGTTCCAGAAGCCTCACCGATGAACAGATTGAAGACACCGTGAAGCAGATGCTGGCAAAAGCCCGTCGCGGCGCAGTGCTCGTATCGCCTGCCATTTCCAAGGGCGAGCAAGCCGTTATGCGAGCCGCGCTCGAAGCACACCTGCCACTCATCTTTCTCACACCATGGGGGTTCAACACTTTCAGCCGACCTGACCATCAATACTATGCTGCCTGCGCCGAAGGGCATTTCCTTATCCTTGCACCATGGCCTCACGAAAACCGCCGTATTCCGCTCTCACGCGAAATGTGCCTGACACTGAATGCCATGACCGCCATCATCTGCCAACAATAATATCATTTTTAAGATGCAGTTTGCATTTGTGACAGATGAAAAAATGAATCTAATATCCGTCCGATTTTAAACTCAAAAAACACACATACGGGATTTTTTCAGTATTTTTGCCTTTTGAAATTGGGTTATTGCGCCTTTTGCACAAATCTGCCGATTGGGACAAATAAATCGGTTTGACCCACACAACAGTTATGGAACTGAAAATTTTACCGAACATCAACACGCCTGAAGACCTCCGCCAACTGCCAGAGGAGCAACTTTCTGCGCTCTGCGAAGAACTGCGGTCGGACATTGTCAGTGAACTCTCTGTCAATCCCGGACACTTGGCGTCGAGCCTCGGTGTGATAGAACTCACCGTGGCCCTGCACTATGTGTTCAGCACGCCCTACGACCGCATCGTGTGGGACGTGGGGCATCAGGCATACGCCCACAAAATCCTCACCGGACGCCGCGACCTTTTCAAGACAAACCGCAAGTTTGGCGGGCTGCGCCCTTTCCCCTCGCCCGATGAGAGCGAGTACGACACGTTTGCCTGCGGTCATGCCAGCAACTCCATCTCGGCTGCGCTCGGCATGTCGGTGGCTGCCATGCAGAAGAAGGAAGAAGACAGGCACATCGTGGCTGTCATCGGCGATGGTGCCATGAGTGGCGGTCTGGCTTTCGAGGGACTGAACAATGCCTCCGACAAGCCCAATAACATGCTCATCATCCTCAACGACAACAACATGAGCATCGACCAGAGTGTGGGCGGCATGAAACAATACTTGCTTAATCTCCACACCAGCAGTACCTACAACCGCCTGCGCTTCCGTGCAGCGCGCACACTGCAGAAGTGGGGCATCATCGATGAAAACCGTCGCAGAACCATCCTTCGCTTCAACAATGCCATGAAATCCCTCATCACCCGTCAGAAGAACATTTTTGAGGGCATGGACATCCGCTATTTCGGACCCATGGATGGCCACGACATCAAGCAACTGGTGCGTGTGCTGAAGGAAATAAAGGACATGAAAGGGCCGAAGTTGCTCCACATCAAGACCACAAAAGGTAAGGGCTATCAACCTGCCGAAGAAGAAGCCACCATCTGGCACGCACCAGGCAAATTCGATGCCGAAACGGGTGAGCGCAAGGTGGATGAAACACCGAAGCCTCCAAAGTTTCAGGACGTGTTTGGTGAGACCATTCTCGAACTGGCACGTCGCAACCCGCGCATCGTGGGCATCACACCTGCCATGCCCACTGGTTGCTCGCTGAGTCTGATGATGAAAGAAATGCCCGAGCGCACCTACGATGTGGGCATAGCCGAAGGACATGCAGCCACCTTTGCCGGCGGACTCGCCAAAGAAGGCATGCAGCCCTTCTGCAACATCTATTCCGCCTTCTCGCAGCGCGCCTACGACAACATCATTCACGATGTGGCGCTCCTCGACCTGCCCGTCGTGTTCTGTCTTGACCGCGCCGGACTTGTGGGCGAAGACGGTCCGACCCATCACGGCGCATTCGACCTCGCTGCCCTGCGCCCCATACCCAACGTAACCATCGCCTCGCCCTACGACGAGCACGAACTGCGACGGCTGATGTACACCGCGCAACTGCCCGGCAAGGGCACTTTCGTGATTCGCTATCCTCGCGGGCGCGGCGAACTGCTCGACTGGCAATGTCCGCTCGAAGAAGTGCCCGTAGGCAAGGGGCGCACCATCAAGGAAGGCACCGACCTCGCCGTCATCTCGCTCGGACCCATCGGAAAGGACGCAACGAGAGCCATTGCAGAGGCAGAGCGCACACTCGGGTGCAGCATAGCCCACTATGACCTGCGCTTCCTCAAACCAATAGACGAGGAAATGCTTAGCGAAATAGGTAGCAAATTCAGCAAAGTCATCACCATTGAGGACGGTGTGAAAGCAGGAGGAATGGGTAGCGCTGTGCTCGAATACTTCAGCGACAAAGGCACAGTGCCGCACCTCGTGCGCCTCGGACTGCCCGACTCGTTTGTACCTCACGGCAGTGTGGCAGAAGAGCGTCGGCTCGTGGGACTCGACAACGATAGCATCGTTCAGACCATCTCCTCTTTGCTCAAAGCATAAGCATCATTGCGGCACATCAAAAACAGTAAGAAATACAACATTAGGACAACAAGTTTTTCATCATGAAAATCGTCATAGCAGGAGCAGGAGCAGTAGGAAAACACCTCGCCCGTCTCCTCGTAAAGGAACAGCACGACATTACCATCATCGACGAGAGCCAAGAGAAGTTGGAAAGCATCTCGAGCAATCTTGATTTGCGCCAACTACAAGGCAACCCCATGTCCATCGGAGTGCTTAAGACTGCCAATGTGCAGAATTCGGACCTCTTCATCGCCGTAACACCCGATGAGGCACACAACCTCACCTGCTGTATGCTGGCAGCAAAGATGGGGGCGGAAAAGACCGTGGCACGGGTGGACAATCCGGAATTCACACTCGAGGCTGAAACCACTTTCTTCAAGAAGATGGGAGTGGGCAGCATCATCTACCCCGAACTCCTCGCCGGCAAGGAAATCGTGTCGAACCTCAAGAGGAGTTGGATCAGGCAATGGACAGAGTTCCAGAACGGCAAACTCATCATGCTTGGCATCAAGGTCAGAGCCAATGCCAGCATAGTAACCGAAGACAAGCCCATCAAGGAAATCTGTGGTTCCGATGCACCATTCCACATCGTAGCCATCAAGCGCGGCAATGATACCATCATTCCGCACGGCGACGACTTCGTTTGCCACGACGACATCGCCTTCTTCATGACCACACCCGAACACACGGCGCACATCCGCCAAATCACGGGTAAGGAAGACTATCCCGAAGTAAAAACACTTATGATTCTCGGCGGCAGCGACACCACGAAACAGACCGTTTCTCTCCTGCCCAAAAGCATATCCACACGCATCTTCGAGAAGAGCCAGAAGCGTTGCGAAGAGTTCAACAGGGTGATAGACACCGACCACATCATGATGATTCACGGCGACGGTACCGACACCGACCTTCTGGAAGAAGAAAACATCGACAAATGCGATGCCTTTGCCGCCCTGACCGACAATTCGGAAAAGAACATACTCGCCTGCGTCATGGCAAAGCAGAAAGGGGTGCGCAAGACGGTGGCTATCGTGGAAAATACCGACTATATCAGCATGGCTGAAAATCTCGGCATCGGCACCATACTCAACAAAAAGACAATCGCCGCCAGCCACATCTACCGCATGCTGCTCAAGGCGGACACCACATCGGTGAAGAGCCTCACCGTGGCGAATGCCGACGTGGCGGAATTCCCCGTGATGGAGAACGCGAAAGTAACCAGGCACCCTATCAAGGACCTCAACCTGCCAGCAAGCATCAACATCGGTGGCATCGTGCGCAACGGACGGGGCATACTGCCAAACGGCAACACACAGATTCTGCCCGGAGACACGGTGGTGGCATTCTGCCTTGAAAGCAACATCAAGAAACTGGAACAGTACTTCAAATGATCAATTATAAAATCATTGCAAGAATTCTGTGTTCGATGGCGGTTTTGGAGACCATCCTACTCATTGTGGCTCTCGCCGTGGGCATCTTCTACGGCGAGTCAGGATTGAGTAATTTCTATTGGTCGGTCGCCATCTCATCAGCAATAGCCATCGCTTTGCATCTTTTCGGAAAAGACTCACAGGGAAGGATGACACGTCGCGAAGGCTACCTGTCCGTAGCAGCCACATGGACACTGTTCACCATTATCGGTGCACTCCCTTTCATCTTCGGTTGCTCCACAGAACGCATTTCAGTGGCATTTTTCGAAGCGGTGTCGGGTTTCACCACCACAGGTGCCACAGCACTCGGCAACCTCGACACACTGCCCCACTCCATCCTGTTCTGGCGGTCGCTGATGCACTGGCTCGGCGGTTTGGGCATCGTGTTCTTCACCGTGGCAGTACTTCCCTCGCTCGGCACGGGTGCCACAAAACTCTTTGCAGCCGAAGCCACGGGGGTATCGGTCGGCAAACTGCACCCGCGTGTGCAGACCACAGCCCGCTACATCTGGGGCATCTACATCTCGCTATTTGTGGCTTGCATGTTCTCGCTGAAAATAGCAGGCATGGGATGGTTCGATGCCATCAATCACGCCATGTCTACAGTGTCAAGTGGTGGTTTCTCCACACATCAGGAAAGCATTGGCTACTTCCACTCGCCTGCCATAGAATACGTGCTCATCCTCTTTATGTTCCTCTCGGGTGTGAGTTTCACGATGCTGTTCTTCTTATTCATCAAGCACAATTTCAAGTATGTGTTCCGCGATGGAGAATTGCGCACATATATCTATATCCTGTTGGGCAGCACGGCTCTCATCACTGTTTGTCTACTCTTCGATGGCGACAAGGTCTTTTCCGACTTCCGCAACGCCTTATTCCATGTGGTGTCGATTCAGACCACAACAGGTTTCACAACAAACGACTTCATGGTATGGCCGCGCCTAACATGGGTCATCCTTCTCGTCATCTCGGTGATAGGTTCCTGCTCGGGATCCACGGCAGGTGGTGTGAAGTGTGTCAGGCTTGTTGCGGCACTGAAAATCCTGCAGAACGAGTTCAAGCGTATTCTCCACCCTAAGGCAGTACTACCGGTGAGGATAGGTAGCCATACCATTGCAGAGGACATCATCCGCACCATCTTCGCCTTCTTCACGATATACATCATCATCGCCATAGCAGGCACCATGTGCTACACACTCATGGACATGCCGCTGCTCGATGCCTTCGGTGTAACAATAGCCCTTCTGGGTAACATAGGACCCGCCCTCGGACACACCATAGGCGCCGTGAATCCTATGGGCCTACTGCCCGACGAAGGGCTGTGGCTCGGCAGTTTCCTGATGCTCGCCGGACGCCTCGAAATCTTCGTCTTTATCCTGCCATTCATACCCAGATTCTGGAAAAAAGACTGAGAACAAAGGGCTGTCCCGACAAAACAGCAACCTTAACGCATTCAGCACC
Encoded here:
- the dxs gene encoding 1-deoxy-D-xylulose-5-phosphate synthase, yielding MELKILPNINTPEDLRQLPEEQLSALCEELRSDIVSELSVNPGHLASSLGVIELTVALHYVFSTPYDRIVWDVGHQAYAHKILTGRRDLFKTNRKFGGLRPFPSPDESEYDTFACGHASNSISAALGMSVAAMQKKEEDRHIVAVIGDGAMSGGLAFEGLNNASDKPNNMLIILNDNNMSIDQSVGGMKQYLLNLHTSSTYNRLRFRAARTLQKWGIIDENRRRTILRFNNAMKSLITRQKNIFEGMDIRYFGPMDGHDIKQLVRVLKEIKDMKGPKLLHIKTTKGKGYQPAEEEATIWHAPGKFDAETGERKVDETPKPPKFQDVFGETILELARRNPRIVGITPAMPTGCSLSLMMKEMPERTYDVGIAEGHAATFAGGLAKEGMQPFCNIYSAFSQRAYDNIIHDVALLDLPVVFCLDRAGLVGEDGPTHHGAFDLAALRPIPNVTIASPYDEHELRRLMYTAQLPGKGTFVIRYPRGRGELLDWQCPLEEVPVGKGRTIKEGTDLAVISLGPIGKDATRAIAEAERTLGCSIAHYDLRFLKPIDEEMLSEIGSKFSKVITIEDGVKAGGMGSAVLEYFSDKGTVPHLVRLGLPDSFVPHGSVAEERRLVGLDNDSIVQTISSLLKA
- a CDS encoding CotH kinase family protein, encoding MSFFSLRHTAISLSTLTLLAALLLSSCDEAGTIDLTRSDDFDKEIVINEVMASNRTGLLAADGNLYDWVEVKNVSDKAISLADYALATVKYPKDKSAKKKKKGEKGEEAADSVSNENTEKHHMTDAKGKKDKKDKKDKKDKANAPVVDSLGGVLLTWDFPKMELAPGECMLVFASKLPENSTDKELHASFKLGSKNGVVQLIKKGKYIMSEAKFGDLNGDQCLRRLTDGSYEKSYMQTPGTDNDAKGYEAYNVTIEKQRKSPLRIWELQAKGKKHETWIELQNTSNTPINLQEYCLTTKPTKADRWQFPNRTLQPGERYVVDCGKANFKIKGSCCVLLLKGEQFMDGLCSHHAPYGVTMGRVEGKQGFFYFTSPTRNEVNTSKAYRFIADKPLFSELPGVYAEKKSLQLKINTHGYTVHYTLDGSEPTKDSPIYKDAIRIDSSCVVRAFCEGDSTSMSSHIATATYLIGQEHDLAVMCISVNHNDLYDYRSGIYVSGPGGGGPYPHEGANYWKQWWKKAHVEFFDGKEGFQADCGLAIFGGFSRTLEKKSFKIKFNDKFGPSKVTYDFFGDGQPLEFKNLVLRSGSQDMGGVMVRDEFFTSLMQPECPTLLTQKYRPVALYINGSYFGLYYIREKIDKHFVARKLNTTNDSISIIMSKGYCEEGTKTKFTELMNFARNNDLSKKENYDRICQMIDINSVIDQKIGEIYSSNVDVGNIRYVRSDDANSDKKWYIVYYDLDLTWSSSGTKPASFYLRPGDSESGIHNVLVGNLLKNSDFRQLFLQRLSHHLHKTISANNATKVFDGITGTIKQEMKLNCKRWPKLLVYEKWEKNLADFKEKINKRDKEVLDDLRKELAITPEENKKYFGDLE
- a CDS encoding transposase, which translates into the protein MNWEEFEKHKPFAGEKKSSMLRRRVGHDYESRRIYLITMTTEGRRPLLGKLVGNADAPKGSIDAPKIVLTPLGEEVRSCWLSIEKHYPDIRVLATTIMPDHLHGILFVTRKMEQHLGMVIKGFKAGCNKAYRRLQNPLSPMLQHCCSKENRGDSRSHGLLWSRNYNDHILEGRGELNRWFQYLHDNPRRLALRRAHPDFFRVVFDINIAGQTYAAIGNRFLLSYPEKQQVQCSRSLTDEQIEDTVKQMLAKARRGAVLVSPAISKGEQAVMRAALEAHLPLIFLTPWGFNTFSRPDHQYYAACAEGHFLILAPWPHENRRIPLSREMCLTLNAMTAIICQQ
- a CDS encoding TrkH family potassium uptake protein, encoding MINYKIIARILCSMAVLETILLIVALAVGIFYGESGLSNFYWSVAISSAIAIALHLFGKDSQGRMTRREGYLSVAATWTLFTIIGALPFIFGCSTERISVAFFEAVSGFTTTGATALGNLDTLPHSILFWRSLMHWLGGLGIVFFTVAVLPSLGTGATKLFAAEATGVSVGKLHPRVQTTARYIWGIYISLFVACMFSLKIAGMGWFDAINHAMSTVSSGGFSTHQESIGYFHSPAIEYVLILFMFLSGVSFTMLFFLFIKHNFKYVFRDGELRTYIYILLGSTALITVCLLFDGDKVFSDFRNALFHVVSIQTTTGFTTNDFMVWPRLTWVILLVISVIGSCSGSTAGGVKCVRLVAALKILQNEFKRILHPKAVLPVRIGSHTIAEDIIRTIFAFFTIYIIIAIAGTMCYTLMDMPLLDAFGVTIALLGNIGPALGHTIGAVNPMGLLPDEGLWLGSFLMLAGRLEIFVFILPFIPRFWKKD
- the trkA gene encoding Trk system potassium transporter TrkA; this translates as MKIVIAGAGAVGKHLARLLVKEQHDITIIDESQEKLESISSNLDLRQLQGNPMSIGVLKTANVQNSDLFIAVTPDEAHNLTCCMLAAKMGAEKTVARVDNPEFTLEAETTFFKKMGVGSIIYPELLAGKEIVSNLKRSWIRQWTEFQNGKLIMLGIKVRANASIVTEDKPIKEICGSDAPFHIVAIKRGNDTIIPHGDDFVCHDDIAFFMTTPEHTAHIRQITGKEDYPEVKTLMILGGSDTTKQTVSLLPKSISTRIFEKSQKRCEEFNRVIDTDHIMMIHGDGTDTDLLEEENIDKCDAFAALTDNSEKNILACVMAKQKGVRKTVAIVENTDYISMAENLGIGTILNKKTIAASHIYRMLLKADTTSVKSLTVANADVAEFPVMENAKVTRHPIKDLNLPASINIGGIVRNGRGILPNGNTQILPGDTVVAFCLESNIKKLEQYFK